A genomic region of Methanobacterium sp. SMA-27 contains the following coding sequences:
- a CDS encoding indolepyruvate oxidoreductase subunit beta: MKPYNIYISGVGGQGIIKTSTVLGEAAMKSSMPVVMSEVHGMAQRGGGVSTELKIGDAYNPIIEYGSADLLISFEPIEALRAIPKLSRKTSVIVNTSTIYPFNLNAGEFSYPKIEDILCELNNKSMKVYAFNADQIAKESGHLLSMNMVMLGGAAAVKGFPLKKEVVIESMKANLPEKSLDINLNAFERGFASIKSS, from the coding sequence ATGAAACCTTACAATATTTATATTTCAGGGGTTGGAGGGCAGGGAATCATAAAGACTTCAACTGTTCTTGGAGAAGCAGCTATGAAAAGTAGTATGCCTGTTGTTATGAGCGAGGTACATGGTATGGCTCAGCGAGGTGGAGGCGTGTCAACTGAACTTAAGATTGGGGATGCATACAATCCCATAATAGAATATGGTTCAGCAGATTTGTTAATATCCTTTGAACCTATAGAAGCTTTACGTGCTATTCCAAAGTTAAGTCGTAAAACATCGGTGATAGTTAATACATCCACAATATATCCTTTTAACCTAAATGCAGGTGAATTTTCCTATCCTAAAATTGAAGATATTCTATGCGAACTTAACAATAAATCTATGAAAGTTTATGCATTTAATGCCGATCAAATTGCAAAGGAATCGGGGCATTTGCTATCAATGAACATGGTCATGCTTGGAGGAGCAGCTGCTGTAAAGGGATTTCCTCTTAAAAAAGAAGTTGTCATTGAGTCTATGAAGGCAAATTTGCCTGAAAAGAGTTTGGATATCAATCTGAATGCATTTGAACGTGGATTTGCTTCTATTAAATCATCCTAA
- the iorA gene encoding indolepyruvate ferredoxin oxidoreductase subunit alpha, protein MDIKEILTASENENLFLLGNEATVRGAIEAGVGLASTYPGTPSSEIGDVFSKIATDAGIYFEFSTNEKVALEVAAAAAASGVRSFTFMKHVGLNVASDSFMSVAYTSVEGGMVILSADDPSMFSSQNEQDNRHYARLANIPMVEPSNPQEIKDLMKYSYELSEEFKLPVLMRTTTRVSHMRGVVKTGTNVDKPKKGFFKRDPKRFVPVPSTAMLMHKILVEKMEKLKNITNNSPLNTIVNKNGKVGVISSGSAFNYVMDAVEENQLEINVLKITLSYPFPDQLVLDFIKDLETVIIVEEVDPIMEKEVLSIIGQNGLKKNIHGKLDGTLPMIYEYSPNIVLNALNKVIDINLNIYNANVSEIAIPERQPTLCPGCPHRAAYYSVKKAVAELSLENVIYPTDIGCYTLGVASPYNSADYLLSMGSSIGTSCGFSKATDQNVVSFIGDSTFFHAGIPPLINAVHNKNRFVLVILDNRTTAMTGGQPHPGLPVDGMGGEAPEISIEEIVKATGVEFLRLINPLNVKKSQETFKEALEFNGVAVVISRYPCMLIKRVRKSDLSLEVKQNKCDSCAKCVTEFACTAIYTDEDGSIHIDPQICNKCNVCVQICPEKAIGIKK, encoded by the coding sequence ATGGATATAAAAGAAATTTTAACAGCAAGCGAAAATGAAAATTTATTCTTGCTCGGAAATGAAGCAACTGTAAGAGGTGCAATAGAAGCAGGGGTTGGATTAGCATCCACTTATCCTGGTACTCCTTCATCAGAGATTGGAGATGTGTTTTCTAAGATTGCAACCGATGCAGGAATATATTTTGAATTTTCGACTAATGAAAAGGTAGCTCTAGAAGTTGCTGCAGCTGCAGCAGCTTCAGGTGTAAGATCCTTTACCTTCATGAAACATGTTGGTTTAAATGTTGCATCAGATTCCTTTATGAGTGTGGCATATACAAGTGTTGAGGGAGGTATGGTTATTTTATCTGCAGATGATCCATCAATGTTTTCATCACAGAATGAACAAGATAACCGGCACTATGCAAGACTTGCAAATATCCCAATGGTTGAACCTTCAAATCCACAGGAAATAAAGGATCTTATGAAATACAGCTATGAGTTATCTGAAGAATTTAAATTGCCAGTACTTATGAGGACTACAACACGGGTTTCTCATATGAGGGGAGTAGTTAAAACAGGTACTAATGTAGATAAACCCAAAAAGGGTTTTTTCAAAAGGGATCCCAAAAGATTTGTTCCTGTACCTTCCACAGCAATGCTGATGCATAAAATTCTTGTGGAAAAAATGGAAAAACTAAAGAATATTACAAACAACTCTCCATTGAACACAATTGTTAATAAAAATGGAAAAGTAGGTGTAATTTCAAGTGGAAGTGCATTTAATTATGTTATGGATGCTGTTGAGGAGAACCAGCTTGAAATTAATGTTTTGAAGATAACATTATCGTACCCATTTCCAGATCAACTTGTACTGGATTTCATTAAAGACCTTGAAACAGTAATTATTGTTGAAGAGGTTGATCCCATAATGGAAAAGGAAGTACTGTCAATTATAGGGCAAAATGGGCTTAAAAAAAATATTCATGGCAAACTGGATGGTACATTGCCAATGATATATGAGTACAGCCCAAACATTGTTCTTAATGCTTTGAACAAAGTTATTGATATCAATTTGAATATATACAATGCAAATGTGAGTGAAATTGCCATTCCCGAACGTCAACCTACTCTTTGTCCTGGATGTCCCCATAGGGCAGCATATTATTCTGTTAAAAAAGCAGTTGCAGAACTTAGTCTAGAAAATGTGATTTATCCAACTGATATTGGTTGTTATACGCTTGGAGTGGCTTCACCATATAATTCAGCTGATTATTTGCTTTCCATGGGTTCTTCTATTGGAACTAGTTGTGGATTTTCAAAGGCAACAGATCAAAATGTTGTGAGTTTTATTGGTGATTCAACTTTTTTCCATGCAGGAATACCTCCGCTCATAAATGCAGTTCATAATAAAAACAGATTTGTTCTGGTTATTTTGGATAACAGAACAACTGCAATGACAGGAGGCCAACCGCATCCGGGTCTGCCTGTCGATGGTATGGGAGGGGAAGCTCCTGAAATTTCAATTGAAGAAATAGTAAAAGCTACAGGGGTTGAATTTTTAAGATTAATAAATCCATTAAACGTTAAAAAGTCTCAGGAAACGTTTAAAGAGGCACTGGAATTCAATGGTGTTGCAGTTGTAATATCCAGATATCCATGCATGCTAATTAAGAGAGTAAGAAAGAGTGACCTCAGCCTTGAAGTGAAACAGAATAAATGTGATTCATGTGCTAAATGTGTCACAGAATTTGCATGTACAGCTATATATACTGATGAAGATGGTTCAATTCATATTGACCCTCAGATATGCAATAAATGCAATGTATGCGTACAAATTTGCCCTGAAAAAGCAATAGGGATAAAAAAATAG
- a CDS encoding M48 family metallopeptidase: MIKKAKIQDMEVEYEVIHRKVKYARLEIKTDKLRIIMPLNYNKDEEIIKKHENWIYKKLSRIKASQEEANNKELNFFMTEPEFREIVLLFVKNLSNNLNVKVNKVYFKKMKTRWGSCSSKKNVNINIYLMHLPIYLIEYVIFHELTHLVEMGHNRRFWSIISTKYPDYKKQEHELLIYWLLVRKLIDTEH, translated from the coding sequence ATGATTAAAAAAGCCAAGATCCAAGATATGGAAGTTGAATATGAAGTTATCCATAGAAAAGTTAAATACGCTAGATTAGAAATTAAAACTGATAAATTGAGGATTATAATGCCTTTAAATTATAATAAAGATGAAGAAATTATAAAAAAACATGAAAATTGGATATATAAAAAGTTAAGCCGTATAAAAGCATCCCAAGAAGAGGCAAATAATAAAGAACTAAACTTTTTCATGACCGAACCAGAATTCAGAGAGATTGTTTTGTTATTTGTTAAAAATTTATCCAATAATTTGAATGTAAAGGTTAATAAAGTATATTTCAAGAAGATGAAAACTCGATGGGGAAGCTGTAGCTCAAAAAAGAATGTTAACATAAACATTTATTTGATGCATCTCCCCATTTATCTTATAGAATATGTAATATTCCATGAATTAACCCATCTAGTTGAAATGGGACATAACAGAAGATTTTGGAGCATAATATCCACAAAATATCCTGATTACAAAAAACAGGAACACGAACTATTAATTTATTGGCTTCTAGTAAGAAAACTCATTGATACAGAACATTGA
- the tfrB gene encoding fumarate reductase (CoM/CoB) subunit TfrB, translating to MLKVNVLRQDPDMGEKPHLESYSVPENDKMKILDALNYINTEYNADIAYRCSCRAGQCGSCALKMNGNVVLACKAEITNNAIIEPLDFDVIKDLVVDRSKFDKKVGKLDLYLEGECKNQDCPAVINPEEYADTKKIRSCIECLSCISACPVVNETSEFAGPYFMRYISKFAMDPRDCADRASEGFDEGLYCCTSCGKCAEVCPKEINTFGSAIEKLRAIACQEDVGPLPIHKEVMELIKKTGRSVEPLGKGTMGKGFIKAVSEGKIDIANSKQSGITNESNSESKTKKPKVAFFTGCMVDYKIPEIRVAFLKVLEDNDIDVIVPEDQVCCGSPLLRTGQTDLVSDLVKKNEEVFKDYDTIVTVCAGCGSTLKNDYPKYGVNLNVVDISEFLAERLNTADMKPVNMRVTYHDPCHLVRGQGISKEPREILKKIKGLEFVEMEFPDQCCGAGGGVRAGKPEIAAGLGKKKVDMVKDLGVDAVITICPFCEYNIRDSLEKAGIENVKVMNILKLLEMAYDC from the coding sequence ATGTTAAAGGTTAATGTTCTGAGGCAAGACCCAGACATGGGTGAAAAACCTCATTTAGAAAGTTATAGTGTTCCTGAAAATGATAAGATGAAAATTCTGGATGCGCTGAATTATATCAACACAGAGTACAATGCAGATATAGCCTACAGATGCTCTTGCAGAGCAGGTCAATGTGGATCATGTGCTTTGAAAATGAATGGGAACGTGGTTTTAGCTTGCAAAGCCGAAATAACAAATAATGCAATTATTGAACCACTTGACTTTGATGTGATCAAAGATTTGGTTGTTGACAGGTCCAAATTTGATAAAAAAGTTGGAAAATTGGATCTTTATTTAGAAGGTGAATGTAAAAATCAGGATTGTCCTGCTGTAATAAATCCTGAAGAATATGCAGACACAAAAAAGATTAGAAGCTGTATTGAATGTTTATCTTGTATATCCGCATGTCCGGTAGTAAACGAAACATCGGAATTTGCAGGTCCATACTTCATGCGATACATTTCCAAATTTGCAATGGATCCAAGAGACTGCGCAGATCGTGCTAGTGAAGGGTTTGACGAAGGACTTTATTGTTGTACATCTTGTGGAAAATGTGCAGAAGTCTGTCCAAAGGAAATAAACACCTTTGGATCCGCCATTGAAAAATTGAGAGCAATTGCATGCCAAGAAGATGTAGGTCCTCTACCTATTCACAAAGAGGTTATGGAGCTCATAAAAAAAACAGGCCGCTCAGTTGAACCACTTGGCAAAGGAACCATGGGAAAAGGGTTTATAAAAGCTGTTTCAGAGGGCAAAATAGATATCGCGAACAGTAAACAATCGGGAATAACTAATGAATCCAATTCAGAATCTAAAACAAAAAAACCAAAAGTAGCATTTTTCACAGGTTGTATGGTTGATTATAAGATTCCAGAGATAAGAGTTGCATTTCTGAAAGTGTTGGAAGACAACGATATAGATGTTATTGTTCCAGAAGATCAAGTGTGTTGTGGTTCACCATTACTTAGAACTGGACAGACAGATCTGGTTTCTGATCTTGTTAAGAAAAACGAGGAAGTCTTCAAAGACTACGATACCATAGTTACAGTATGTGCTGGATGCGGTTCAACCCTTAAAAATGACTATCCAAAATATGGAGTTAATCTGAATGTGGTGGATATTAGTGAATTTTTAGCTGAAAGATTAAACACAGCAGATATGAAACCAGTTAACATGCGAGTAACATACCATGACCCATGCCATCTTGTTAGAGGGCAAGGAATAAGTAAAGAACCTCGAGAAATACTTAAAAAGATTAAAGGGCTTGAATTTGTAGAAATGGAATTTCCTGACCAGTGCTGTGGTGCAGGTGGAGGTGTAAGGGCCGGAAAACCTGAAATAGCAGCCGGGCTTGGTAAAAAAAAGGTTGATATGGTTAAAGACTTGGGTGTAGATGCAGTTATTACCATATGTCCATTCTGTGAATACAATATCAGAGATAGTTTAGAGAAAGCCGGAATAGAAAATGTAAAGGTAATGAATATTCTGAAGCTTCTTGAAATGGCCTATGATTGTTAA
- a CDS encoding RNA methyltransferase, producing MIYVVFVEPESPGNIGFLARTMKNFGLTNLVLINPCELKNESYFQAMHARDVVSNSVTYDSLENFLMDAKIDSAVGTTGTAGGSYNVARIAVSPEQLADSINYQGNVALIFGREGNGLSNQEIKLCDVIVSIPTHDYYPILNITHAAAIIFYEMFKREKSYPVDGLEAATKAEKESLMIYMDDIIQKLGYPTHKSKNASLVFKRIIERAFISGREAHTLKGTLRRINARIKEKGNEGEK from the coding sequence ATGATTTACGTTGTTTTTGTTGAACCTGAATCTCCTGGAAATATTGGTTTTCTTGCAAGGACCATGAAAAATTTTGGATTAACAAATTTAGTCCTTATAAATCCATGTGAATTAAAAAATGAAAGTTACTTTCAAGCAATGCATGCAAGAGATGTTGTAAGCAACTCGGTAACGTATGATTCGCTTGAAAATTTTTTAATGGATGCTAAAATTGACTCGGCTGTTGGGACTACAGGTACTGCAGGTGGAAGTTATAATGTAGCCAGAATTGCTGTAAGTCCAGAACAACTTGCAGATTCAATTAACTACCAAGGTAATGTGGCTTTAATCTTCGGTAGAGAAGGTAATGGGCTTTCAAATCAAGAAATTAAGCTGTGTGATGTGATTGTAAGTATTCCTACCCATGATTATTACCCCATACTTAACATAACCCATGCCGCAGCCATCATATTTTATGAAATGTTTAAGAGAGAAAAGTCTTATCCTGTTGATGGGCTTGAAGCTGCAACAAAAGCTGAAAAAGAGAGCTTGATGATATACATGGATGATATAATCCAAAAATTAGGTTACCCCACTCATAAAAGCAAAAATGCATCTCTGGTATTTAAACGAATTATTGAAAGAGCATTTATATCTGGAAGAGAAGCTCATACCTTGAAAGGAACTTTAAGGAGAATAAACGCACGCATAAAAGAAAAAGGAAATGAAGGTGAAAAATAA